The Deinococcus malanensis DNA segment CGGCCTTTCGCCTTGATCTCCTTATATTTCTGGAGATAAATCGCGTAATGGTTGCCAGCAACCTGCCCATCTCCGGTGTAGATGGCAACATGCCAGTACACAGGGGGTACATCCCAGAACAGAATGTCTCCTGGCTGCAGGTCGCCTGTTCCTGAGTAGGCCCGAGTGAGTCCTGCCTTTTTGAACGCGTTGTACGTACCTAAGGCCGAGGCGCCAAAAAGAGTGCGATTCGGGTCAACATGTTGTGTGACAACTTGACGAGTCCAGGCGGAGCATGAGTATGCGATTTTTACGGTGCCTGAGCCTTTTAGTCCAGCAAGCGCTGAAGCGAGGATTTTTCTTCGCAGATCATTGCGTTCCTGGGGATCAGGCTGAGATACCAGTTTAGTGTTCTGCAGGGCATTAAAAAGTGCCTGAGCAGCCCTGCCCATCTTGATCCCATTCGTGTTGACGTCCCCGTTGACGGTGTTGCGGGCACCTATAAAGTTTGTGCGGCCATGGCCGACATACTGACTGAGCGGTCCCTTGGCCGGGCGGAAACTGCCTTCTCTCATTCCCTGAACAAGAATTGCGGCGGCGATCTGCGGATTCTGGGCAACGAGATCCGGATTGTTCACGAGATCAGGCGTCTGACCATTGATGCGGTAACCTTGCTGACCAAGCTTCTGCGTCCAGTTGGCGTAATTGTCTGCCCACGTCAGCTGTACAAAACCTCGTCCCCGATATTTGTAACCATCTCCCTCCTTCACATTCCCATGCTTCCGGGCACGGGTTGGATTTGCACCGGAAGGGCCATAGGCATTATCGAAGTATCTCCGCTCCTGGGCTGCCGTTACATTTGATCCCCACAGGCGCTCACGCATATTAGCGCCCATAGCACTTTCGTGGGCTGCTGTGACGATGATGTAAGCAATCTGCGCTCTGTCTGTTACGCCTGACTTCAAACACTCCTCAACGATCATTGTGACGTTTCGTCGGTATAGAGGGTTCGTCCTGAAATCAGCAGACATTACTGAATTTCCATACCGGTCAAGGTCATGGAGCATGGCCTTGGGAAGAGCAGCCATAATTTCGCTAATGAACTCGGGATTTACGCTGCTGGGGCTGTCTGCTGAGGCACTTTCCACACCAATGGAAAAGGGCAGCGACTTGCCGTTCAACTCCCACAAACCTTGAATCTGGTCAAGGCTGGTGGCAATGTCCGCTGAGAAGATTTCGGCTCCTGCAAGAAGGCGAAGTTTCCGTCCGGTAAGAGTGCCCGTCAACTTGATCTTATGGCTGCTTCCCTGCTTGGCGTAATAATAGTACCCTGACACTCTGCCCTGGTTAAAATTGGCTCTCATGCGGATTTCGTAGTCGCCGATTCTGCCGCCGTAATTTTTTGAGTCTTTTACTTTAGACGGCAATGGCGCCAGTCTGCTCGCATACTTTGCCGAAAAGCCAAACGTCTTTTCCCTTGTACTTGAAGACCATATGCCACGGTATTGAACAGATTCATTATGCCCGGTCACTTTCCCGGTGAATTTCCCGGTCGCTTTTCCATCTTGCGTGCGCTCTACTAAAATGGCGTCGCCCCCTGCCTTGATTTCTCCTTCGAGTGTCATTTTATCTGCGTTGCCTGCATAATGATAGTTTCCATGTAGCTTTCCGCGATCATTGCGAATGGCCATAAAAATATTCTTTGTGGCGAGCGATCCCACAAGCTTCAAATCCCATGAGTCGGGTTGCGCTGCTTGTGCGAGGCGCTGAATGGTAGTAGAGGAATTTGAAATGTTTACTTGTGATAACTGCTGAACTACATCTACAGGGCGGGCAGGCTCCCGGACTTTTCTCTCGATCAGCTGATGTGAGAGTTCCCTTCCCATGCGAGTAGCTTCCTGCTCCAGGCCAGCATCTGGATCAATACCTTTGCCGACGAGCCTTCTACTCTGCTGAACAGAATGGGTCACTTCATGGGCCAGCAGTTCCAAGCCGCTCTGCGTGTTGGGGTTGAAGCGCCCCTTTTGAAAGAAGATGTCCGTGCCGGTTGTGAAGGCGATGGCATTAACGCCTTTGGCCAGCTTGTCGGCTTCTGCATCGTCATGAATTCGCACCTGGCTCAAATCATGGTTGAGTCCCTGCTCCAGATGCCGCCGCACTGCTTCAGGCAAAGGATTCCCAGTGCCGCGCCGAGCCTGAATGCGCTGCACGACAGGCAGAGTCGCCTGCTGATCCAGTTCTGCTTGCCGGCGTTGTAGCGTGTGCAATTTTAGGGCGGCCTGATCCTGGGTCGCCTGAGCCAGTTCCCACAGCATGCGGTCATCCATCGCACGCTGCAGGGCAAGGCGTTCGGTGGAAGGCATCAGGCTCAGCACCACACGTGCGACCGGAGCACTGACCGGATGGCGCTGCAAAGTTGTGAGTTGAGCGGCATACGCGCCGCGCCGCACACTGGGATCCTGCCGGTCACTGCGGTATGCCTCTACAAGTGTGTGAGCCACATGGCGTTGCAAGGCGGTGAAGGACGCGGCCTGACGGGAATCGAGGAGCTTTCCATCAATCTGCTCGGCCCGGTAGCGCAAGACCGTAACCCATTCTTCGGCAGTCCTCGGTTGCGAAGGGACGGAAACCGGAGTGGGCTTCTGCCGCTGTAGAGCGGTAATTACCGCCTCAGGTGGCAGGGTGGTCTGCAGTTCTCGGATCTGGCATTGCACGTCATGCTGCTCGTCGGCCAGACGTGCTTCCTCGTGCCGTCCCAGATCCCCGGCGTGCAGAACCGGAGAAGCAGCCTGCACCTGGGTCCTCACGGGCCTGAGGGTATGGGCTTTCAACACAGGAAGATGCGCCTGCAATGGCCCAGCGGATGTATGTGCTGGGATGACCGACCTTTTTAGTTTCGCACGGTGGTTCTTACGTTCCACCCTGGCCGCACGCTCAGTCATGGCGCTCAGCGTACCCTGCTGATAGAAGGGCAGCCAGCGCAGATGAGGCACATAGCCTCATCACACCCAGCTGCAGTCGGACTTATCGTCACAGGTGATTTCTGGTTTATACACCATGGTGCAGCGTGCTCGGACCTTGGCCTGCGCTGTGCTGAGTGTTCTCAGTGGTAGTCGCTTGAAGCGGAATTCGCGGCGCGCTGCCCGGGTTATACATATAAAATTTTGCATACGGCTGCGCGGTAGTAGGTTGGCCTGGAGCAGATCACAGCCTGCTTGCCGGGAACATGCCATTGGTATTGGTTGCAGGTACCGGCCCGTGAAGGCCGGCGTAAGCCGCGTGGGCCAGCGTGCAGCCTAGACTGCCTGTATGTTCAGCCGGACTGATCTGGAGGCGCGCGAGGCAGCAACGCTCTGCCATTACGCCATCCTCAGCCGCGACACGCGCGGACGCGAGCACCCGGAAGCCGAGAGCGAGACCCGCACCGCCTTTCAGAAAGACCGTGACCGGGTGCTGCACACCACCGCCTTCCGGCGGCTGGAGGCCAAAACGCAGGTGTTCCTGAATGTCTCGCAGTCCGGGCACGCCGACCACTACCGCACCCGCCTGACGCACACGCTGGAAGTGCAGCAGGTGGCCCGCTCGGTGGCGCTGAATCTGGGACTGAACGAGACACTGGCCGAGACCATTGCCCTGGCACACGACCTGGGCCATCCGCCTTTTGGCCATGCTGGCGAGCGGGTTCTGAACGCGCTGATGCACGACTATGGCGGGTTTAACCATAACACCCAGGCCCGGCGGATCGTGACGCATCTGGAAAGCCGTTACCCCAACTTTCCTGGCCTAAACCTCACGCTCGATACCCTCGACGGCCTGAACAAGCATGACCGCGCCGGCCTAGGGCACGCCAGCCTGGAAGCGCAACTGGTCGACGCCGCCGATGCGCTGGCCTACACCGCGCATGACCTGGACGACGGCCTGCGCAGCGGCCTGATTACATCTGCGCAGCTGCAGGAACTGCCTTTGTGGCAGGAACTGCTGACCCGCGTTCCAGGTACACCTGCCCCATTGACCTCCCGCGAGCGCCGAACGCTGCACCGTGAACTCTTGGGTTGGCTGATCCGTGATCTGACCCAGGCCAGCGCACAGGCTATTACCCAGAGCGGAGTGCAGAGCGCGGCACAGGTCCGTG contains these protein-coding regions:
- a CDS encoding eCIS core domain-containing protein: MPHLRWLPFYQQGTLSAMTERAARVERKNHRAKLKRSVIPAHTSAGPLQAHLPVLKAHTLRPVRTQVQAASPVLHAGDLGRHEEARLADEQHDVQCQIRELQTTLPPEAVITALQRQKPTPVSVPSQPRTAEEWVTVLRYRAEQIDGKLLDSRQAASFTALQRHVAHTLVEAYRSDRQDPSVRRGAYAAQLTTLQRHPVSAPVARVVLSLMPSTERLALQRAMDDRMLWELAQATQDQAALKLHTLQRRQAELDQQATLPVVQRIQARRGTGNPLPEAVRRHLEQGLNHDLSQVRIHDDAEADKLAKGVNAIAFTTGTDIFFQKGRFNPNTQSGLELLAHEVTHSVQQSRRLVGKGIDPDAGLEQEATRMGRELSHQLIERKVREPARPVDVVQQLSQVNISNSSTTIQRLAQAAQPDSWDLKLVGSLATKNIFMAIRNDRGKLHGNYHYAGNADKMTLEGEIKAGGDAILVERTQDGKATGKFTGKVTGHNESVQYRGIWSSSTREKTFGFSAKYASRLAPLPSKVKDSKNYGGRIGDYEIRMRANFNQGRVSGYYYYAKQGSSHKIKLTGTLTGRKLRLLAGAEIFSADIATSLDQIQGLWELNGKSLPFSIGVESASADSPSSVNPEFISEIMAALPKAMLHDLDRYGNSVMSADFRTNPLYRRNVTMIVEECLKSGVTDRAQIAYIIVTAAHESAMGANMRERLWGSNVTAAQERRYFDNAYGPSGANPTRARKHGNVKEGDGYKYRGRGFVQLTWADNYANWTQKLGQQGYRINGQTPDLVNNPDLVAQNPQIAAAILVQGMREGSFRPAKGPLSQYVGHGRTNFIGARNTVNGDVNTNGIKMGRAAQALFNALQNTKLVSQPDPQERNDLRRKILASALAGLKGSGTVKIAYSCSAWTRQVVTQHVDPNRTLFGASALGTYNAFKKAGLTRAYSGTGDLQPGDILFWDVPPVYWHVAIYTGDGQVAGNHYAIYLQKYKEIKAKGRTMPGTIQFYVGNMAVYDGIDARGTLPLLQVAGKNPAAVATIPDGWRPKP
- a CDS encoding deoxyguanosinetriphosphate triphosphohydrolase, with amino-acid sequence MFSRTDLEAREAATLCHYAILSRDTRGREHPEAESETRTAFQKDRDRVLHTTAFRRLEAKTQVFLNVSQSGHADHYRTRLTHTLEVQQVARSVALNLGLNETLAETIALAHDLGHPPFGHAGERVLNALMHDYGGFNHNTQARRIVTHLESRYPNFPGLNLTLDTLDGLNKHDRAGLGHASLEAQLVDAADALAYTAHDLDDGLRSGLITSAQLQELPLWQELLTRVPGTPAPLTSRERRTLHRELLGWLIRDLTQASAQAITQSGVQSAAQVRAHPERLITYSGAVRDLLRSAGTFLREHLYRHWRVEMQVEQAERVLTTLFRAYLARPSLLPPAARARAEHSGLPRAVCDHIAGMTDRYALETHAAITPPGAPTSWPY